A window of Vigna unguiculata cultivar IT97K-499-35 chromosome 4, ASM411807v1, whole genome shotgun sequence contains these coding sequences:
- the LOC114182511 gene encoding LRR receptor-like serine/threonine-protein kinase ERL1, with product MKGVLAFLAELRNHFLLLLLAMEFLLLLLSPFASPLSDEGQALMKIKASFSNVADVLHDWDDLHSDDFCSWSGVLCDNVSLTVISLNLSSLNLGGEISPTIGDLGNLQSIDLQGNKLTGQIPDEIGNCAALIHLDLSDNLLYGDIPFSISKLKQLVFLNLKSNQLTGPIPSTLTQIPNLKTLDLARNRLTGEIPRLLYWNEVLQYLGLRGNMLSGTLSPDICQLTGLWYFDVRGNNLTGTIPDSIGNCTNFEILDLSYNQISGEIPYNIGFLQVATLSLQGNRLTGKIPEVIGLMQALAILDLSENELIGPIPPILGNLSFTGKLYLHGNMITGPIPPELGNMSRLSYLQLNDNQLVGQIPDELGKLEHLFELNLANNHLEGSIPLNISSCTALNKFNVHGNHLSGSIPLSFSSLQSLTYLNLSANNFKGSIPVELGHIINLDTLDLSSNNFSGHVPGSVGYLEHLLTLNLSHNSLQGPLPAEFGNLRSIQIIDISFNLLLGSIPPEIGQLQNLVSLILNNNDLRGKIPDQLTNCLSLNSLNVSYNNLSGVIPLMKNFSRFSADSFIGNPLLCGNWLGSICDPYVPKSRVVFSRAAVVCLIVGTIILLAMVTVALYRSSQSIELIKGSSGTEQGPPKLVILHMGLAIHTFDDIMRVTENLSEKYIVGYGASGTVYKCVLKNSRPIAIKRLYNQHQHNSREFETELETIGSIRHRNLVTLHGYALTPNGNLLFYDYMENGSLWDLLHGPLKKVKLDWEARLRIAVGASEGLAYLHHDCNPRIIHRDIKSSNILIDENFEARLSDFGIAKCLSTTRTHASTSVVGTIGYIDPEYARSSRLNEKSDVYSFGIVLLELLTGKKAVDNDSNLHHLILSKADNNTIMETVDPEVSITCMDLTHVKKTFQLALLCTKGNPSERPTMHEVARVLASLLPAPPSSIFAPPSKTIDYAQFLIQKGNNLHPPQMERLQSQKCSNDQWFVRFENVVSNNSL from the exons TCTCCTCTAAGTGACGAAG GACAAGCATTGATGAAGATTAAGGCTTCATTCAGCAATGTAGCAGATGTTCTGCATGATTGGGATGATTTGCATAGTGACGATTTCTGCTCCTGGAGCGGAGTCTTATGTGACAATGTCAGCCTTACTGTTATCTCTCT AAACTTGTCAAGCTTGAACCTTGGTGGGGAGATATCACCGACCATTGGTGACTTAGGAAACTTGCAATCCat AGACCTGCAGGGGAATAAATTAACCGGTCAAATTCCGGATGAAATTGGGAACTGTGCTGCACTTATTCATCT GGATTTGTCTGATAATCTGCTATATGGTGATATACCTTTCTCCATATCAAAACTAAAGCAGCTTGTGTTCCT GAATTTAAAGAGTAATCAGTTGACTGGTCCTATCCCTTCAACATTAACCCAAATTCCTAACTTGAAGACTCT CGATCTTGCTCGAAATAGACTCACTGGTGAGATTCCAAGGCTACTCTACTGGAATGAAGTCCTGCAGTACCT CGGCTTGCGGGGAAACATGTTGAGTGGAACTCTGTCGCCTGATATCTGTCAATTAACTGGTTTATGGTATTT TGATGTGAGAGGCAATAATTTGACTGGCACCATACCTGACAGCATTGGAAACTGcacaaattttgaaatctt GGATCTGTCATATAACCAGATTTCTGGGGAGATTCCCTATAATATCGGATTTCTTCAAGTAGCTACTTT GTCACTTCAAGGAAATAGACTAACTGGTAAGATTCCGGAAGTCATTGGTTTAATGCAAGCCCTTGCCATTTT GGATTTGAGTGAAAATGAGCTGATAGGACCCATCCCTCCCATACTAGGCAATCTGTCTTTTACTGGCAAGCT GTACCTTCATGGAAACATGATTACTGGACCAATACCTCCAGAACTTGGCAATATGTCAAGACTTAGCTACCT GCAATTGAATGACAATCAACTAGTTGGCCAAATTCCGGATGAACTTGGGAAGCTCGAACACTTGTTTGAATT GAATCTTGCCAATAATCATCTTGAAGGATCTATTCCACTTAACATTAGCTCCTGTACGGCCTTGAATAAGTT TAATGTGCATGGAAATCATTTAAGTGGTTCAATTCCTTTGAGCTTTAGCAGCCTCCAGAGCTTGACTTACTT AAACCTTTCTGCAAACAACTTCAAAGGGAGCATACCTGTTGAATTAGGCCATATAATAAATCTTGATACGTT aGATCTATCTAGCAATAATTTTTCAGGGCATGTTCCAGGGTCTGTTGGTTATCTTGAGCATCTTCTAACTTT GAACTTAAGCCATAATAGTCTTCAGGGTCCCTTGCCTGCTGAATTTGGGAatcttagaagcatacaaattAT tGACATCTCATTCAACCTTCTGTTGGGTAGTATACCTCCAGAAATTGGTCAGCTGCAGAATCTAGTGTCTCT GATTTTAAACAACAATGATTTGCGTGGGAAGATTCCAGATCAGCTTACAAATTGCTTAAGTCTTAACTCCCT gAATGTCTCATATAATAACTTATCCGGGGTCATTCCTCTAATGAAGAACTTCTCACGGTTTTCAGCTGACAG CTTCATTGGAAATCCATTGTTATGCGGAAATTGGTTAGGATCCATATGTGATCCTTACGTACCAAAATCCAGAG TGGTTTTCTCAAGGGCTGCAGTTGTTTGTCTCATAGTTGGTACCATCATATTATTGGCGATGGTAACTGTTGCTCTCTACAGATCAAGCCAATCCATAGAGTTGATTAAAGGATCCAGTGGAACTGAACAAG GGCCACCAAAACTTGTAATTCTTCATATGGGCCTGGCCATCCACACCTTTGATGATATCATGAGAGTTACTGAGAATCTCAGTGAGAAGTATATTGTAGGATATGGTGCCTCAGGTACAGTGTACAAGTGTGTTTTGAAGAATTCCCGGCCAATTGCAATTAAACGACTATACAACCAGCATCAACACAACTCAAGGGAGTTTGAGACAGAACTTGAAACTATTGGTAGCATCAGACACAGGAATCTTGTCACTTTGCATGGTTATGCTCTAACTCCTAATGGAAATCTTCTCTTCTATGACTATATGGAGAATGGCTCTCTCTGGGATCTTCTACATG GTCCCTTGAAAAAGGTAAAACTTGATTGGGAAGCACGGTTGAGGATTGCTGTGGGAGCTTCTGAAGGACTTGCTTACCTCCATCATGACTGCAATCCTAGAATCATTCACAGGGATATCAAGTCCTCAAATATTCTGATAGATGAGAACTTTGAAGCTCGTCTCTCTGATTTTGGCATTGCCAAATGTTTGTCAACTACAAGAACACATGCATCAACATCTGTGGTTGGGACAATAGGCTATATTGACCCTGAGTATGCCAGGAGTTCTAGGTTGAATGAAAAATCTGACGTGTATAGCTTTGGTATTGTTCTACTTGAGCTATTAACAGGGAAGAAAGCAGTGGACAATGATTCCAACCTGCATCACTTG ATATTATCCAAGGCAGATAACAACACTATAATGGAGACTGTGGATCCTGAGGTGTCTATTACCTGCATGGATCTGACCCATGTAAAGAAGACCTTTCAGCTTGCTCTTCTCTGCACAAAAGGAAACCCTTCTGAGAGGCCAACTATGCATGAGGTTGCCAGGGTTTTGGCATCACTACTCCCAGCACCTCCCAGCAGCATCTTTGCCCCTCCTTCAAAGACCATTGATTATGCACAATTTTTGATTCAAAAGGGTAACAACCTCCATCCCCCACAAATGGAACGGTTACAATCTCAGAAATGCTCTAATGATCAATGGTTTGTTCGCTTTGAGAATGTTGTATCAAATAACAGCCTATAG